CACCTCTTTTGGACTTTAGATGTTACATCGTCTTCCCTTCTACGCCAACGCTCAACGTAATCCGGTGGCTCAAACGCCGACAATGTATCAGTATCATGTCAAAATATTTGAAATCTTAGTCACCTCATCATCTCATCGTAAAGAACAATAGTTCCTCGAACAGAAGTGAATTTTGAACACCTGGCAAAATTTCAGTAGGTTAGAGCTGGCAGTCCCCTCCATGGGTATAGCCGTATAATCTATCGTCCGAAAATATGCTCTTGGTCCTTGCCAGACATCATCTACTTGGCAGGAAGCCGAAAGCTAACATCCATGCCATGAGTTTGCAGCAGTCAAGCATTTGAAGTCGGATGCATAAATACTTCTATCTCGTCCAATTAGACCTCTTTCTCTCCAACATTAAATTTTGCAATGAAGAAACCAATGGTATCCACTGGTGACGATGGATCGAACCTCTGAACAAGTTCAGCTTCATGCTCTGTCAACCATTTCCTATACAGGCAATTTTTTTTTCAGAGTTAGAAGAGCAAATTTCAGTAAGCTGCGTATGAAGTTGAAATTTGGATTGTATTCATTACAGAAGAAATATCTGTCCAGCTTGGACAAAAATAAAAGTACTCAGGATGCACCCTGAGAACAATCCAGACCAGTTAGTTGACTGAAAATTGCTAGATTACCAGCAAGTACATGAACTATCCTAGTCCAATTTTTAGGGGCAGTTGCCAATAATTAACATTATAATCAAATGGGATTGTGACTATGAATTCCCAACAAATTAAACAACAATCTTACTCGGTATATGTCTTGTTGAATAGCTCACACGAACCAACAATACCAGGCCCTCCAACTTTTGGGTGCTGAAAAAAATAATGAAAGTGATGTGGGAAAATTTTAGTAATCTGGAACAAATAGCGAACACAATACAGCTTTTAAACAATAATGTGAAGACCGGACCGGAGATCTACCAAATGACAAGATTTTATTCTAAAGTGGCATGTTATTGGTTTAAAACTATCAAATCAAGTTCCTCGGCAACTCAGCCTTGTTGCAcagtttgaaaaaaaaaagattaagCAGGTATATATCACATAGTTTTGTAATCTATGACCAGCTTGTCTCGAGTTATACTGGCTAGAGTGGTATCTCTGGGGGGTCACTGAAACACCCATCCCAGCCCACGTTTGAAGCCTGGTAACCTTCTTAAGGCTATGCCAGGGGAATGTCTTCCCCTGAGGTCTaggctttcttttttttttcttcaatGGAGTACAGCTTTATTAATTTTTGCTTTCTTATTTTGCAATCTACTTTCCACTACCTGAGTCATGATGTAGTTTATGACAATAGTGATGAAACGTTTGAGCAATGTACAAATTAATCCAGTGCTCCATCGCCCAGCCTATCTTGCAAATAATGGAACTTACCTGTGATACCAGTGACAGAAACTTGTAGGTATCCAATGCATATCTCACCAAGGCCTCATTCTCTCCTGGATTTATAGTACACCTGCAAAgatgaaaaaaagagagaagtaccAATAAACAGAATATTCACTGAGCTCTCATGTTTCTCCTTTGAATTGTAGGCCACATATACCACAGTACCAGTATGTTGTATGGCATGCAGATAGTGAGATAACAGATGGATAACAATGTAAATTAGTCATTTGTGCACAAACTAGAATTAATACTAAGTTCTTCGATCGAATGGCAATCAAGGATAGTCACTAAAATATATCAACATGGAACTAGTTAGTTGTTTCACTACATGGGTAACGGCAAAACGTAAATCTATGACTAGAGTTATGTCTGGTATTCATGCAGCAATTAAGATGAACTTCGGGCGATAAATCACTACCTGCACTGTAGTATCATGTGCCTGTTCTTTATGTTCAATTTTTGGACAAACAAAAAATGTGACCTTATCACCATTGGTTGCCCAGCTACCAGCTAAAATAACTACTTGCACAAGTTCTTTTTAGTCTTCTACCACAAATGAAGTATAAAAGTTGAACAGAAACTCACGTTGAATAAACAATCACCCCACCTGGGCTAACTAGCTTGACAGCTTGATCAAACATTCTCCTCTGATACTTTGCATGAGTTTTCAGTGACTCTAGAGTTTCCTGTCAGAGTGCAAGGCATATGAAAAAAAGAAACTTCCATGTCATGGTACAAGCAAATATTCTAAGGTGTCAAGGTGCATGCAGATGCACATCAAGCTATTAACCAGAACAGATGACATGTCAAGCTCAATTTGAAAAATCCTTGTCCTCATGAAATGCTTGCCCCCCAAAAAAAATTATATTCAGGAGTTTCATAAATCCAGGTGAAAGTAGATAGACAACGGATTAAATAATATTCTGAAGAGTATCATAAGAGAATGTTAAATTTTAATATTATTTAAAGGCTACTGCAATAGTGCATATCATGTACTGCTACAGGAGTTGGTTGCTTTCCAGGTGGGCAAAATAGTGGCACCATCCACTCTCCAATCACCATGTTTTTCTCAACATTCTAAATTCACAACACAAAACACTGACCATGAACAATGAGCCCAATATTTTAATTTATGAAGAAATCCAAGTCTTTTCTAAGAAGAATGGAACTAACTCCCATTATATCCAGTAAACACTAATTAAACATAGCATCCCTACAATGTTCACCCTTATGTTTTCATTGTTCCTGAGTCTATATGTACTATGTACTTTAAATTTGGACACCATAATTGTTGAAACAGTCCCATGGAGCTTGATCAGATCTCAAGCATGTAAGGTTCTTGCTAATATAAAAGATAGTAGGTGTAGGACCAGGAGTTATTGTTTTTTTCTGACTTTTCATCGCTTCTTGTTTACATAGGATGAACATACAAAGGGAGAAAATGCAGAAGTGAAATTTGAAGGACCTCATGCACTGAGTCACTAAATTAGGTGAAACTTACCTCACCAGCAAAGAGCCGAGGTCTCAAGCCAAGTGCAGAGCATGGAGCATCAAGGAGGACACGATCGAAGCTGTTAGGAAAAAATCCCTTTGACTTTTCAACTCTACCACCAGAGCAATTATTTCTTCCTGGTCCATTCTTCATCCGCCTTAAATTCTTCCTGAGTTCAGCCTTGCTAACATATCTTTTTGGTTCTGGGTTTTGTTCATCTACTGAAAAAAGTTGTTCTGTTTCTGTATCAGGAAAACACTTCATCTAGAGTGGTCTAGTCTACAGGTTGTGTAATAATCAGACTTTTTACTCCTCATTCCAAATAGAAGTTGTTTAGGACATAGAAACTGCCACAATACTTTGAGTAGCAATTTTTATGATATTATTTTAAGTAGAATGAATTGCGTACTATTGAAATAGTCTTCATCCTGAATATTTTTAACATCAAAAATATGTTGTGATTTCTGAATCTATGCATCATTTTATACACTGATACTAAAAAATGTTTTACTAACAAAAATCCTAAAATGAAGTATATTCGCAGTCACTGTTCAAGAATGCCCACACTTTAAACAAGATCAGATCTCCAACACTTGCAAACTGAGCAAGAGTCTCCCATAAGGACTCAGAAGCATAATGCATGAGCTGGCATAATGATGAAAATCATACAAAGAATGGGTGCAAATTTGCATGCTCCTTACCAGACTGCACCACTGTTGTTGTTGAGCTCTCTTCATTTACATTAGTAGCCGTGCCATCTACTGTGACATGGCAAGGGCCAGAGTCCTCTGCCAGTGTCTTAATTGCTTCACAGTGACTATTAACCATCTCAACAATTGTTGCCTCTTCAGTCTTCCGTACAGATTTGAGGGCATCAAGTTTATAAGCTTTAATACAATTCAAATCCATCTCTGAAGCCAACTTCAGAATATCCATCACCTGGAATCTACTTTCATGTTAGAAAGTTAGAGAGGTACAATTACAAAATCTTTTCTTAAACATGCAGGATAACTTTTTCGAACAAACATGCAGGACATCTGCATGTCATTGCATTAAGGGCATGTTTGGCATGGGTTTGGAGCTGAACTCCACCAACTCCAGCCAATTTTCTAGCCAAACACCCCAACTCCAAAACTCCATGGAGCTCCAAAACTCTGGAGTTGTAGTTCAAATAAACTTGGAGTTTTGGAGCACCTCTTTTGCAACTCCAGAAAGCTCGAATATGGACCTAGACGTGGAGTTCTGGGCTAATTACCCACCATTGCCACTGCTTAAAAAAAAAAGTTTcaatctttcttttttttcttccccCGTGCCTCCCTGCCCACACcttcctcccctgctgcccgccctccccgccgccgctgccagcgGCTCGCCATCCCCAGTCGCGCCACCTTGTCCCCTCCTCCTCGCAGCTCGCCACCACCGCCATCGGTGTCCCTTCCTCCCTAGCCGCACCACCCGCCCTCTCCTCCACGCagctcgccgccaccgccggcggcggccccttCCTCCCCGGCTGCACCACCCCGCCCTCCCCAAACGCTGCTCGGTACCTCCTCTCCTCGGCCCGCTCCTCCGCTGCCGCCGGCTGGCGAGGCTCATGCCATCCATCCTCGCCAAACCACTCTACCTCACCTCCGGCGCCGACTCCGCGCTCCACCTCCTCTAGGAGCCGTTGTCGGGGGCGCCTCCGTCACTCCAGCTCTTCAACGCCCTATGATGCAGGACCATGGGGACGCGCCACTCAGGCCTGCTtggccgccacgccgcgctcCTCCCGGCGGTGGACTCCGACGAGTGGGAGGACGGTAAGGAGGAGAGCGTATGACGTGTGGGTCCCGCGAACCAAGGGCAACAATGGCAATACACCTTGAAAATCATGTTTTTGGAGTTGAGAACACCCTTGTAGCCAAACACCACATCTAGACAGCTCCAACTCCACCCAAAGCTAGCTCCACCTGGAGTTTTGGAGTGGAGCTGCTCCAGGTAGAGTTGGAGCCATGCCAAACAGGCCCCAAAGAAGGGTTGAAGTGTGTTTATAAGGGTGAATCACCCTAAATAATAGGAAAATATCCATTTTACTACCCTCACCAATCAACTTTGTTTGCCTAACCCCTTGAACAAAATTTAAGCTAGGTTGAATGCAAATGAGTTAGGCCCCTTGCTCCAACTGCACACCATATAAGTGTTGCacagaaaaaaaaaaaactgcacGCACCACTTATAGCCAGCATTTTGTTATGAAAGGATATATGCGTTCGTGAAGCTATAAGAGACTCAAAACCTTGATCCAGGTATATTGGTTTAATCTGAAAGGAATAATTCACCTTATTGTGAGATCTATCAAGGGCAACAACTTCTCCTTTGTCCCTCATAAGGATACCAATTGCTGTTGTTTTTCCTCCTGGAGCTGCACACATATCTAGTATTCGCTCTCCTGGCTGAGGATCTATAAATGGGACGCACAATAGAGATCAGGCAAAAATCTTTTAGCGATGCAGTACAAAATAATGGATTGTACAACATGCAACAATGAATCAATGCAGAGAGGTAAGCATCATTACAGCCCAAGATTCAACTGTTTATTTCTAGCAAGATCATGTGATTTTTAAAACAACTTAGCAAATGGTTTTGGTTAAAGCTGCAAACTCAAGGAAGCCCTAGTTTCTCTCTCGACTAGAAGCCAACAGATGCAATTAACTCTTCTAACATTTGCAAATTGAACATGGAATTTGTTCCAGAAACAAAAAAGTTGAATACACATGTCTCCATGTTTCATCACGAGTGCTTCATATTATTTGAAGCATCCTCTAAATAACCGTTCAGCTAATTCAATTTTCTTAGTCATGATAATCAGTTTTGTATACTTCAGTACCTGGGTTTAAACTAACACAATCTAAATAAGTACTGCATGTTCAATATCTGTAAAAAAAATCATACCAAGGACACAAGCGGCCACAACACTTGGTAAGTTTTGAAGAAATATCTCCCCTTCAAGCACATCTAATGACAAAATGAATGAATAATTAGGCTTAGTGATTTGAAGCGACAAAAAAATAATATGACAAAGAATAGTGCAATACAGTAGTTGATGCATTTATATCAACTCAATTAGGGTATTGATTTGGTAATGCTAACGAGAAAAGTAGATTGATAAAATTCAAAAGTAGGTATGCATGTAACAAAATTAAGCATGTGTCAACATTTGACACCATTTTACAGAAGTGATTCTTGGGTCTGCTTCTAATGGAAACTGAAGCCCAAACAAAACTTAAGGTATGCTCTGTTTCTATTCTTTTTGGAAAAAGAGGTGGAGCGGAGCTTATCCAGATGTAATTCCTTGGTAGCTGCCACAAGAGAACAGCGGGGCAAAGAACCAATGCTAGGCTGTTTGGCAAGCTTGGCTAGCTGCGCAAATTGTAGCTAAAGGTTGAAATGATATAAATACCATTCAGATAAATGGTAATCTATTGTTTGCTAATCAAGGGTCAATATAATTTGTCATCAATTTATTACTAAAAATGTAAGGCGGTGTATCTGTCTTTCATGCAGATTGCTGTGATACACTGAAAGATGCTTATATACGCTGCTGAAAATTATCTGAAAAATGTAAGAAATATGCAGATATACCATTGAAAGATGGGAGCTTGTATACTCTCTCAGTCATCTCTACTGCAATCCCATGAAGAACACGAAATATTCCAGATCTCGACATTGCA
The Panicum hallii strain FIL2 chromosome 6, PHallii_v3.1, whole genome shotgun sequence genome window above contains:
- the LOC112897442 gene encoding putative methyltransferase NSUN6 isoform X1; this encodes MVKDSLMTSFGSKGQSPAKPLPPSPIPAASSARLRQASPLQPPLFHSSTPRLVLSISPLPRSPSPPHPPSPRGRPPSPRMDSSSSSPSPSAAAAPAADAGRYTFSPKLRWQPEVEEYFAAAYGRDRFARISEALAHPSRYSCIRVNTLKSSTDAVMHKLMDLVCENGLSDGINGVEIVEQNGGDQPHEQSSLVQKCPYAGLENVLFVQGSGPHVLNYNSQPNQSVKEVIVSRKCAESVLRGAQVFVPGVLACSSHVEKGDKVAVSVAVEQPVKDGGWAVGITRGTVLQGLQSDVHYEERKGLYIGQGTAAMSRSGIFRVLHGIAVEMTERVYKLPSFNDVLEGEIFLQNLPSVVAACVLDPQPGERILDMCAAPGGKTTAIGILMRDKGEVVALDRSHNKVMDILKLASEMDLNCIKAYKLDALKSVRKTEEATIVEMVNSHCEAIKTLAEDSGPCHVTVDGTATNVNEESSTTTVVQSEQLFSVDEQNPEPKRYVSKAELRKNLRRMKNGPGRNNCSGGRVEKSKGFFPNSFDRVLLDAPCSALGLRPRLFAGEETLESLKTHAKYQRRMFDQAVKLVSPGGVIVYSTCTINPGENEALVRYALDTYKFLSLVSQHPKVGGPGIVGSCELFNKTYTEKWLTEHEAELVQRFDPSSPVDTIGFFIAKFNVGEKEV
- the LOC112897442 gene encoding putative methyltransferase NSUN6 isoform X2, with protein sequence MVKDSLMTSFGSKGQSPAKPLPPSPIPAASSARLRQASPLQPPLFHSSTPRLVLSISPLPRSPSPPHPPSPRGRPPSPRMDSSSSSPSPSAAAAPAADAGRYTFSPKLRWQPEVEEYFAAAYGRDRFARISEALAHPSRYSCIRVNTLKSSTDAVMHKLMDLVCENGLSDGINGVEIVEQNGGDQPHEQSSLVQKCPYAGLENVLFVQGSGPHVLNYNSQPNQSVKEVIVSRKCAESVLRGAQVFVPGVLACSSHVEKGDKVAVSVAVEQPVKDGGWAVGITRGTVLQGLQSDVHYEERKGLYIGQGTAAMSRSGIFRVLHGIAVEMTERVYKLPSFNDVLEGEIFLQNLPSVVAACVLDPQPGERILDMCAAPGGKTTAIGILMRDKGEVVALDRSHNKVMDILKLASEMDLNCIKAYKLDALKSVRKTEEATIVEMVNSHCEAIKTLAEDSGPCHVTVDGTATNVNEESSTTTVVQSVDEQNPEPKRYVSKAELRKNLRRMKNGPGRNNCSGGRVEKSKGFFPNSFDRVLLDAPCSALGLRPRLFAGEETLESLKTHAKYQRRMFDQAVKLVSPGGVIVYSTCTINPGENEALVRYALDTYKFLSLVSQHPKVGGPGIVGSCELFNKTYTEKWLTEHEAELVQRFDPSSPVDTIGFFIAKFNVGEKEV